In [Clostridium] cellulosi, one genomic interval encodes:
- a CDS encoding phosphoesterase RecJ domain-containing protein (High confidence in function and specificity) translates to MPGTVNELERNAALQKAAEILKSADNILILTHKSPDGDTIGSAFGLCRALLKLGKKAKVICNDEFPKKFSYIFEGLESFDFEPGLIVASDVASTELMGEQLAPFSDKVGLCIDHHPSNGKYAAFTVLDPTAAATCEIMADIIPLLEVEYDKDIANCIYTGLATDTGCFRYSNTTSKTLRTAAAMVDYGADIATINKKLFETTSRARLELERMVLDTIEYYFDGRAAVITITNEMEEKTGVSDSDTDGLPSLPARIEGVEAGITLKEKKDGSYKISLRTGRTLNASKICATLGGGGHAAAAGCRVEGTLEEAKKAILDAVGEELAKIEGEGTT, encoded by the coding sequence ATGCCTGGGACAGTGAATGAACTCGAGCGGAACGCAGCGTTGCAAAAGGCAGCCGAGATATTGAAAAGCGCCGATAATATTCTTATACTGACGCATAAATCACCGGACGGTGATACAATAGGTTCGGCGTTCGGATTGTGCCGAGCGCTGTTAAAACTGGGGAAAAAGGCCAAGGTCATTTGCAACGATGAGTTTCCGAAAAAATTCAGTTATATCTTTGAAGGATTGGAGTCATTCGACTTTGAACCAGGGCTTATTGTCGCTTCTGACGTTGCGTCGACAGAATTAATGGGCGAACAGCTTGCCCCCTTTTCCGACAAAGTGGGATTGTGTATAGACCACCATCCCTCAAACGGGAAATACGCCGCTTTTACCGTGCTTGACCCTACAGCCGCCGCTACCTGCGAAATTATGGCAGATATAATACCATTACTTGAAGTAGAGTATGACAAAGATATTGCTAATTGTATATATACAGGGTTGGCTACGGACACAGGGTGCTTTAGATATTCCAATACTACGTCAAAAACGCTGAGGACAGCGGCAGCAATGGTTGACTACGGGGCGGACATTGCCACAATCAACAAAAAGCTGTTTGAAACCACGTCGCGCGCAAGGCTGGAGCTTGAGCGCATGGTGCTTGATACGATAGAATACTATTTTGACGGGCGCGCCGCTGTTATTACCATTACAAATGAGATGGAAGAGAAAACCGGCGTTTCGGATTCCGATACCGACGGCCTCCCGTCGCTGCCTGCGCGGATAGAGGGCGTTGAGGCAGGCATAACGCTCAAGGAGAAAAAAGACGGCAGCTATAAGATATCGCTGAGAACCGGCAGAACGCTCAATGCGTCAAAAATATGCGCAACCCTTGGCGGGGGAGGCCATGCCGCAGCCGCCGGGTGCAGAGTAGAAGGCACCCTTGAGGAGGCAAAGAAGGCGATACTTGACGCGGTCGGTGAAGAGTTAGCAAAAATCGAGGGAGAAGGCACAACATGA
- a CDS encoding hypothetical protein (Family membership), translating into MPGYRMDRLTEDIKREITDILRTIKDPRISGLISVVKVTVSSDLSYAKVYVSVIGGDMKESVKVLNNAAGYVRSELARRIHIRKTPEIKFIGDESIKESARISKMLDELNK; encoded by the coding sequence ATGCCGGGTTACAGGATGGACAGACTTACTGAGGATATAAAAAGAGAGATAACTGATATACTGCGAACCATCAAAGACCCTCGGATAAGCGGTCTTATCAGTGTAGTTAAGGTTACAGTTTCATCCGACCTTTCATACGCTAAAGTCTATGTCAGCGTCATAGGCGGCGACATGAAAGAAAGTGTCAAAGTGCTCAACAATGCAGCAGGATATGTCCGCAGCGAGCTTGCGCGAAGGATTCATATACGAAAAACACCGGAAATAAAGTTTATTGGTGACGAGTCAATTAAGGAAAGCGCCCGTATTTCAAAGATGTTAGATGAGCTTAATAAGTAA
- the infB gene encoding Translation initiation factor IF-2 (High confidence in function and specificity), which yields MIIKYRVHEVAKDLGVPSKEIIDLLAKYYEEPHKHMTALTEEELNLIFEHYTREKSVESFDEYFAADTPPEPKKSEKQTKAAAQEKQKATKTAAKQTAESAGAEAAGSKKTETKAKAEKPKAEAKQNQEPAKAQAADTAKQPQKQAAARKKETAAQQTEKASSRTAANKGNAQNVEQRAQGQAEGQQRTAQQAPKSQQSQGAQQHQQAQNTAPQPFNIPKIQNKPQKKAHPQTQKTKTGAVRYIDTRGVEVELDKYDERYEEIAPQQSRRASNLQGKQKIKQKSADRKPYYARRESDAEKLRRIQQLEKQKKQPIKVSIPDEISVGELASRLKMTAATVIKKLISLGVMASVSDVIDYDTAALVAMELGAKVEKEVVVTIEDRLIDDSEDKEEDLEPRSPVVCVMGHVDHGKTSLLDAIRHTNVAAGEAGGITQHIGAYRVKVNGREITFLDTPGHEAFTAMRARGAQITDIAVLVVAADDGIMPQTIEAINHAKAANVTIIVAINKIDKPGANPERVMQGLTEQGLVPEEWGGDTICVPVSAVKHENIDKLLEMIQLVADMKELKANPNRAAKGAVIEARLDKGRGPVATMLVQNGTLHTGDIVIAGTAVGHIRVMSDENGKRIKSAGPSVPVEVTGLSEVPEAGDIFHVVQDERMAKELVEQRRQREKEEQFKSYQKVTLDNLFSQMREGEIKELNLIVKADVQGSVEAVRQSLEKLSNDEVRVKVIHGGVGAITDNDVKLAEASNAIIIGFNVRPDSDARHNAELAGVEMRMYRVIYDCIEEVKSAMKGMLAPKTREVQLGRVEVRQIYKISSVGTIAGSYVLEGKVTRTAQIRVVRDGVVVAEDKIASLKRFKDDVREVVQGYECGIGLEKFNDIKVGDIFEVFVIEEYRE from the coding sequence ATGATAATAAAATATAGAGTTCATGAAGTAGCAAAGGATCTTGGGGTACCAAGCAAAGAAATAATCGATTTATTGGCAAAATACTATGAAGAACCGCATAAACATATGACGGCCTTGACTGAAGAAGAGCTAAACCTGATTTTTGAGCATTACACCAGGGAAAAGTCAGTCGAGAGTTTTGACGAATATTTTGCGGCAGACACTCCGCCTGAGCCAAAGAAGTCTGAAAAGCAAACAAAGGCAGCAGCTCAGGAAAAACAAAAAGCTACAAAGACGGCAGCAAAACAGACGGCAGAAAGCGCAGGAGCCGAGGCAGCAGGTTCTAAGAAGACCGAAACTAAGGCAAAGGCTGAAAAGCCTAAGGCCGAAGCAAAACAAAATCAAGAACCGGCCAAGGCTCAGGCTGCAGATACAGCAAAACAGCCGCAAAAGCAGGCTGCAGCGCGCAAAAAGGAAACGGCCGCGCAGCAAACTGAGAAGGCAAGTAGCCGTACTGCGGCTAACAAAGGCAATGCGCAGAATGTGGAGCAGCGCGCGCAGGGTCAGGCCGAAGGCCAGCAGCGTACGGCGCAGCAGGCTCCAAAGTCACAACAGAGCCAGGGCGCTCAGCAGCACCAGCAAGCGCAGAATACTGCCCCGCAGCCATTTAACATACCGAAGATACAGAACAAGCCGCAGAAAAAGGCCCATCCTCAGACGCAGAAGACCAAAACAGGCGCTGTAAGATATATTGATACGCGCGGCGTTGAGGTGGAGCTTGACAAGTACGACGAACGCTATGAGGAAATAGCCCCACAGCAGTCAAGAAGGGCGAGCAACTTGCAGGGCAAGCAGAAGATTAAGCAAAAATCTGCCGACCGCAAGCCCTATTATGCCCGCCGCGAGAGCGACGCCGAAAAGCTGCGCAGGATTCAGCAGCTTGAAAAGCAGAAAAAACAGCCTATCAAGGTAAGTATTCCGGACGAGATTTCTGTCGGCGAACTTGCCTCAAGGCTCAAGATGACCGCTGCAACCGTTATAAAGAAACTTATATCCCTCGGCGTCATGGCGTCTGTTTCGGATGTCATCGACTATGATACCGCGGCCTTGGTGGCGATGGAGCTCGGCGCAAAGGTTGAGAAGGAAGTCGTCGTCACTATTGAGGACCGCCTTATCGACGACAGCGAGGACAAGGAAGAGGATCTGGAGCCGCGCAGCCCGGTTGTCTGCGTAATGGGCCACGTTGACCACGGCAAAACCTCGCTGCTCGACGCTATCCGCCATACCAATGTCGCGGCAGGCGAAGCCGGCGGTATTACACAGCATATCGGTGCTTACAGAGTTAAGGTAAACGGCAGAGAAATTACATTCCTCGACACGCCGGGACATGAGGCTTTTACGGCTATGCGTGCCAGAGGTGCCCAAATCACCGATATTGCCGTCCTTGTCGTCGCAGCAGACGACGGTATTATGCCCCAGACGATCGAGGCTATTAACCATGCAAAGGCGGCAAATGTAACTATCATCGTCGCTATTAACAAAATTGATAAACCGGGTGCAAATCCTGAAAGGGTAATGCAGGGGCTGACAGAACAGGGGCTCGTTCCAGAAGAATGGGGCGGCGACACCATCTGCGTGCCAGTTTCTGCTGTAAAACATGAGAATATTGACAAACTGCTTGAGATGATACAGCTTGTCGCCGATATGAAGGAGCTTAAGGCGAACCCGAACAGGGCGGCAAAGGGTGCCGTAATCGAGGCAAGGCTTGACAAGGGCAGAGGCCCAGTCGCCACAATGCTTGTTCAGAACGGCACACTCCATACGGGCGATATTGTCATCGCCGGTACAGCCGTAGGCCATATCCGTGTTATGAGCGATGAAAACGGCAAGCGTATAAAGAGCGCAGGTCCGTCGGTGCCTGTTGAGGTAACGGGACTTTCAGAGGTGCCTGAAGCGGGCGATATCTTCCACGTTGTTCAGGATGAACGCATGGCGAAGGAGCTTGTCGAACAGCGCCGCCAGCGCGAAAAAGAAGAGCAGTTCAAGAGCTATCAGAAAGTTACGCTTGACAATCTGTTCAGCCAGATGCGCGAAGGCGAAATCAAGGAACTTAACCTCATTGTAAAGGCCGATGTTCAGGGCTCGGTTGAAGCGGTTCGCCAGTCGCTCGAAAAGCTGTCAAACGACGAAGTCCGCGTCAAAGTCATCCACGGCGGCGTCGGTGCTATTACCGACAACGATGTTAAGCTTGCAGAGGCTTCAAATGCAATTATCATCGGATTTAACGTAAGACCGGACTCCGACGCAAGGCACAATGCTGAGCTCGCCGGTGTCGAGATGCGCATGTACCGCGTCATTTACGACTGCATTGAAGAAGTAAAGTCGGCTATGAAGGGTATGCTCGCGCCGAAAACCCGCGAGGTTCAGCTCGGCAGAGTTGAGGTACGACAGATTTATAAGATATCCAGTGTCGGAACGATTGCCGGCTCTTATGTGCTTGAAGGAAAGGTTACAAGAACCGCACAGATACGCGTTGTTCGCGACGGCGTTGTTGTTGCGGAGGATAAGATAGCTTCCTTGAAACGCTTTAAAGACGACGTAAGGGAAGTTGTTCAGGGTTATGAATGCGGTATCGGCCTTGAAAAATTCAACGATATCAAAGTCGGCGACATCTTTGAAGTCTTTGTTATCGAAGAATACCGAGAGTAA
- a CDS encoding hypothetical protein (Family membership), with product MNNDRKNDTTEKILGLIGIARRAGKVTFGFDAVMQDVFKGRAKGVFLSDDASERTSKKIHDACDEYKTRITELMVSKSKLGAAIGRSDTAVIAVLDKSIADRIAEIAGQNGNTA from the coding sequence ATGAATAATGATCGGAAAAATGACACGACGGAAAAAATCCTCGGACTTATCGGCATTGCGCGTCGAGCGGGAAAGGTTACATTTGGTTTTGACGCGGTGATGCAGGATGTCTTTAAGGGCCGCGCAAAGGGTGTGTTTTTGTCGGACGACGCGTCGGAAAGGACATCAAAAAAGATACATGACGCGTGTGATGAATATAAAACACGAATAACGGAGCTTATGGTTTCAAAGTCCAAGCTCGGAGCTGCTATAGGGCGCAGTGATACTGCCGTCATAGCGGTTCTTGATAAATCTATTGCTGACAGGATCGCAGAAATTGCGGGCCAGAACGGCAATACCGCGTAA
- the nusA gene encoding Transcription elongation protein NusA (High confidence in function and specificity): MNAEFFDALETLEKEKGIPKGYLAEKIANALNIAVKHNYKTGDNTVVEIDPEKRVLKVALRKKVVEEVQDPQSEILLEEARNIDRKAEVGGEVEIELDTHDFGRIAAQTAKHVIRQGIREVEREVIANEVMSRQHELVTGVIQRIDKNTQTAYIEIGRTEAIMPPNEQLPGEALHEGDHIKVYIAEVKTTEKGTRTIVSRTHPGVIRRLFELEVPEIFDGTVEIMGIAREPGSRTKVAVMSKNPDVDAIGACIGPKGGRVNNISKELAGEKIDLILYSDEITKYIAAALAPAKVISVTANREERRSRVIVPDDQLSLAIGNKGQNVRLAAKLTGWRIDIKPESDMQMFSENKEIPKTAMAAAFEAAVSEKKNEESENQYESELI; the protein is encoded by the coding sequence ATGAATGCAGAGTTTTTTGATGCACTCGAAACCCTGGAGAAGGAAAAGGGAATACCAAAGGGCTATCTTGCTGAAAAAATTGCTAATGCTTTGAATATAGCGGTTAAGCATAACTATAAAACAGGTGACAATACAGTTGTTGAAATAGATCCTGAAAAACGTGTGCTGAAAGTAGCACTGCGCAAAAAGGTTGTCGAAGAGGTTCAAGACCCTCAAAGTGAAATTCTGCTTGAAGAAGCCAGGAATATAGACCGAAAAGCGGAAGTCGGCGGAGAGGTTGAGATTGAACTCGATACCCACGATTTTGGAAGAATAGCCGCGCAGACTGCAAAGCATGTTATAAGACAGGGTATCCGCGAGGTAGAACGCGAGGTCATCGCAAATGAGGTTATGAGCCGTCAGCATGAGCTGGTGACCGGCGTTATCCAGAGAATCGACAAGAATACCCAAACGGCATATATTGAAATCGGGCGCACCGAGGCCATCATGCCTCCAAACGAACAGCTTCCAGGTGAGGCTTTGCATGAAGGCGACCATATAAAGGTGTATATCGCCGAGGTCAAAACCACCGAAAAGGGAACGAGGACTATTGTGTCGCGGACACATCCGGGCGTCATTCGCCGCCTTTTCGAGCTGGAAGTACCGGAGATTTTCGACGGCACCGTTGAGATAATGGGTATAGCCAGAGAACCCGGTTCCCGCACAAAAGTTGCGGTTATGTCAAAGAATCCTGACGTGGACGCAATCGGAGCCTGCATTGGGCCGAAAGGCGGGCGCGTCAACAATATAAGCAAAGAACTCGCAGGAGAAAAGATTGACCTTATCCTGTATTCAGATGAGATTACAAAATATATAGCCGCAGCATTGGCTCCGGCAAAGGTAATATCGGTAACAGCCAATCGTGAAGAGCGCCGTTCAAGGGTTATAGTGCCTGACGACCAGCTTTCCCTTGCAATAGGCAACAAAGGCCAAAATGTACGGCTTGCCGCCAAACTCACCGGTTGGAGGATAGATATAAAGCCAGAAAGCGATATGCAGATGTTTAGTGAGAACAAAGAGATTCCCAAAACTGCAATGGCCGCTGCATTTGAGGCTGCCGTTTCAGAAAAGAAAAATGAAGAAAGCGAAAATCAATACGAAAGTGAATTGATTTAA
- a CDS encoding hypothetical protein (High confidence in function and specificity): MASRKGNVVTVVEQLANPIAERLGLTIWDVEFVKEGASYYLRVFIDKDEGVTIDDCENMSRALDKELDRVDPIDQSYCLEVSSPGIERELKRDWHFEKYIGNRVKVRLIRPNSSGLRDIDGILKSYDGTAVEIETPDAGVLVIKRSEAAYIRAAADYDYDD; this comes from the coding sequence ATGGCATCCCGCAAAGGAAACGTCGTGACTGTGGTCGAGCAGCTGGCAAATCCTATAGCTGAACGGCTCGGTCTCACAATTTGGGACGTTGAATTTGTCAAAGAAGGTGCGTCATACTATCTTCGGGTTTTTATTGACAAAGACGAGGGAGTTACCATTGACGACTGCGAGAATATGAGCCGCGCGCTCGATAAGGAGCTTGACCGCGTAGACCCTATTGATCAGAGTTACTGCCTTGAGGTATCATCGCCAGGTATAGAGCGTGAGCTGAAAAGGGACTGGCATTTTGAAAAATACATTGGAAACAGGGTCAAAGTGAGACTGATTCGTCCAAACAGCAGCGGCCTTAGAGATATAGACGGCATATTAAAGTCATATGATGGAACAGCCGTTGAAATTGAAACACCGGACGCAGGCGTATTGGTTATAAAACGCAGTGAAGCTGCTTATATAAGGGCTGCTGCTGACTATGACTACGATGACTGA
- a CDS encoding acyl-ACP thioesterase (High confidence in function and specificity), translating to MRITSYDVGMNRRLKPSSILRIIQEVACRHLEQDGLSYEYMRSKGIVFLLVKECVKINSYPRCDDIITAETWFHGYEGVAFVRCVRLLSEEGEPLIEAQTNWVTANPDTHRIIRPSMFPFPMPEANEWAVDVKPRRIVMPKDAEMAGIREVRFSDIDCNSHMNNTVYADIMCDYFPGSLSERELKEFQIEYSNEALLGDKITIFTAASEDGYLFEGKVGSKKCFAAFAR from the coding sequence GTGAGAATAACTTCATATGACGTTGGTATGAACCGAAGACTGAAACCCTCATCTATTTTGAGGATTATACAGGAAGTAGCGTGCAGACACCTTGAGCAGGACGGGCTTTCATATGAATATATGCGCTCAAAAGGCATTGTTTTTCTGCTTGTCAAGGAGTGTGTTAAGATTAATTCATATCCGCGCTGTGATGATATCATTACTGCTGAGACATGGTTTCACGGATATGAAGGGGTTGCTTTTGTCCGTTGTGTGCGGTTACTGTCCGAAGAGGGAGAGCCTCTCATTGAGGCGCAAACCAACTGGGTTACCGCCAATCCTGATACTCACCGCATTATTCGTCCCTCAATGTTCCCGTTTCCGATGCCGGAAGCCAATGAATGGGCGGTTGATGTAAAGCCCCGCCGGATTGTAATGCCGAAAGACGCAGAGATGGCCGGCATAAGGGAAGTGCGTTTTTCTGACATTGACTGCAACTCCCATATGAACAATACCGTTTATGCCGATATTATGTGCGACTATTTTCCCGGCAGCCTTTCCGAAAGGGAACTTAAGGAGTTTCAGATTGAATATTCGAACGAGGCCCTCTTAGGCGACAAAATAACGATATTTACGGCGGCCAGCGAAGACGGATACCTGTTTGAGGGAAAGGTCGGCTCAAAAAAGTGTTTTGCTGCTTTTGCCCGTTAA
- the serS gene encoding Serine-tRNA ligase (High confidence in function and specificity), with protein MLDIKVIRNNPEKVKKAMRDRNKDIDIDAVIALDNERRDLIQATDKLKAEQNAESKRIPMLRKENKNDEAAQVLQRMKELSEQIKQNDAKIHEVEEKLRNMLLAIPNIPHESCPIGRDDKDNVEVRRYSEPRKFDFEPKPHWELGEALGILDPETAAKVTGARFHFYKGLGARLERSVYTFYLNFHTEVNGYTEIFPPYMVNRASMIGTGQLPKFEEDAFRVANDDYFLIPTAEVPVTNMHRDEILDGKKLPIKYCAYSACFRAEAGSAGRDTRGLIRQHQFNKVELVKFVRPENSYEELEKLTNDAERVLQALELPYRVVCLCTGDLGFSAAKTYDIEVWMPSYGRYVEISSCSNFEDFQARRASIRFKDNPRDKAQYVHTLNGSGVAVGRTVAAILENYQNADGSVTVPEVLRPYMGCDVIK; from the coding sequence ATGCTGGACATAAAAGTTATAAGAAACAACCCTGAAAAGGTCAAAAAGGCAATGCGTGACAGAAATAAGGATATAGATATTGATGCTGTTATCGCGCTTGACAATGAACGCCGTGACCTAATCCAAGCTACTGACAAATTAAAGGCCGAGCAGAATGCCGAAAGCAAAAGAATTCCGATGCTGCGCAAGGAAAATAAGAACGATGAAGCGGCTCAGGTACTGCAGCGCATGAAGGAGCTGTCTGAACAGATAAAGCAGAACGACGCGAAGATCCACGAAGTAGAGGAAAAGCTCCGCAACATGCTTCTTGCGATTCCGAATATACCGCATGAGAGCTGCCCAATTGGCCGCGACGACAAGGATAATGTAGAGGTCCGCCGTTACAGCGAGCCGAGAAAATTTGATTTTGAGCCAAAACCCCATTGGGAACTCGGGGAAGCGTTGGGTATCCTTGATCCGGAAACAGCGGCAAAAGTTACCGGCGCAAGGTTCCATTTCTATAAGGGGCTTGGCGCAAGGCTTGAGCGTTCAGTCTATACCTTCTACCTTAATTTCCATACAGAAGTCAATGGATATACGGAAATATTCCCGCCGTATATGGTAAACCGTGCTTCTATGATTGGCACAGGCCAGCTTCCGAAATTTGAAGAGGATGCATTCCGCGTCGCAAACGACGATTATTTCCTCATTCCAACGGCGGAAGTGCCTGTAACGAATATGCACCGCGACGAGATTCTCGACGGCAAAAAACTGCCGATTAAATACTGCGCTTATTCCGCGTGCTTCAGGGCCGAGGCGGGCAGCGCCGGCAGGGATACCCGCGGCCTTATCCGCCAGCATCAGTTCAACAAAGTTGAGCTTGTCAAGTTTGTGCGCCCTGAAAATTCATACGAAGAATTGGAAAAACTTACTAACGACGCCGAGAGGGTTTTACAGGCGCTTGAATTGCCGTACCGCGTTGTCTGCCTTTGCACAGGCGACCTCGGATTCTCTGCGGCGAAAACCTATGACATCGAGGTCTGGATGCCGTCTTACGGCCGTTATGTTGAGATTTCGAGCTGCTCCAATTTTGAAGATTTCCAGGCCCGCAGGGCATCAATACGTTTCAAGGACAACCCGCGGGACAAAGCCCAGTATGTGCATACCCTCAACGGTTCGGGCGTCGCAGTAGGGCGCACAGTTGCCGCCATTTTGGAGAATTACCAAAACGCCGACGGCTCGGTAACCGTTCCGGAAGTTCTGCGTCCGTACATGGGTTGCGATGTTATAAAATAA
- the spo0J gene encoding Stage 0 sporulation protein J (High confidence in function and specificity), with amino-acid sequence MTKRGLGKGLDALFADNAADTETGGAVTLKISEIEPNRGQPRKNFDENSLAQLADSIKQHGVLQPLVVRPIPGGGYQLVAGERRWRASRMAGLTEVPVIIKDLSDEQVMAIALIENLQREDLNPIEEANGYKQLMETFNLTQDEVSQRVGKSRPVIANALRLLSLPDEVLKMVEDGRLSQGHARTLLALENKADIKKVADEVIAKGLSVREVEKLVKRLQGGVPPSRKPAARGGVLESEVERCLTERLGRKVSVVTGKNKGVIQIEFYGEEDLKELSKTLAGE; translated from the coding sequence ATGACTAAACGCGGTTTGGGCAAAGGACTTGACGCGCTGTTCGCCGACAACGCGGCAGATACAGAAACAGGCGGCGCTGTAACACTGAAGATAAGCGAGATTGAGCCGAACAGAGGCCAGCCCCGAAAGAATTTTGATGAAAACTCGCTGGCACAGCTTGCGGATTCGATAAAGCAGCACGGTGTTTTGCAGCCTTTGGTGGTGCGCCCCATTCCCGGCGGCGGGTACCAGTTGGTCGCAGGCGAACGCAGATGGCGCGCTTCGCGCATGGCGGGGCTAACAGAAGTCCCAGTTATAATAAAAGACTTGAGCGATGAGCAGGTTATGGCTATCGCCCTTATCGAAAACCTACAGAGGGAAGATTTGAACCCGATAGAAGAGGCCAACGGGTATAAACAGTTGATGGAAACCTTCAATCTCACCCAGGATGAGGTCTCCCAGCGGGTCGGAAAATCGCGCCCTGTTATCGCCAATGCTTTAAGGCTGCTGTCGCTCCCGGATGAAGTGCTGAAGATGGTCGAGGACGGCAGGCTTTCACAGGGACATGCGAGGACATTGCTCGCCCTTGAGAATAAGGCGGACATCAAAAAGGTAGCAGATGAGGTAATCGCAAAAGGATTGTCTGTCCGCGAGGTCGAAAAGCTTGTAAAACGGCTGCAGGGAGGGGTTCCGCCCTCACGCAAGCCCGCAGCGCGGGGCGGCGTGCTTGAAAGCGAGGTCGAACGCTGCCTGACTGAACGCCTCGGGCGCAAGGTCAGCGTTGTTACGGGCAAAAACAAAGGCGTTATACAAATTGAATTCTATGGCGAAGAAGATTTGAAGGAACTGTCAAAGACCCTTGCCGGGGAATGA